One Pyrus communis chromosome 4, drPyrComm1.1, whole genome shotgun sequence genomic region harbors:
- the LOC137732112 gene encoding uncharacterized protein, whose product MKIKNKGKVHPSPFSSSASSSASSSSSDGYVLSVLQLLPAAILALASVLSLEDREVLAYLITRSMKTTPNTSSTSIPAAQDPKKKTSKKGSNKSASNPAAAAHQPPMFDCDCFDCYRSYWFKWDSSPNRELIHQAIEAFEDHLANGERPKRNARGKRRDKMGHRDSSKTPDVSAQNDIFLEENVAPASPEFVQSSTTPVLPEIDVVFVGSPEKADAVEGNEGKVEDLGVDVAVAPQDTADDMAVVLRAAAASNHRGLARKVLPDVLGLFNSRLWNLWSPNV is encoded by the coding sequence ATGAAGATAAAGAACAAAGGCAAAGTCCACCCATCTCCCTtctcctcctccgcctcctcatccgcctcctcctcctcctcggaTGGGTATGTTCTCTCCGTTCTTCAGCTCCTTCCAGCTGCCATTCTAGCTCTGGCCTCCGTCCTCTCTCTCGAGGACCGCGAGGTCCTCGCTTACTTGATTACCCGCTCCATGAAAACCACCCCCAACACTTCTTCTACTTCAATCCCCGCCGCCCAAGATCCCAAGAAAAAGACTTCCAAAAAAGGTTCTAATAAGTCTGCCAGCAACCCTGCGGCCGCCGCCCACCAGCCTCCGATGTTCGATTGCGACTGCTTCGACTGCTACAGAAGCTACTGGTTCAAATGGGACTCTTCCCCCAACCGCGAGCTCATCCACCAAGCCATCGAGGCCTTCGAGGACCACTTGGCCAACGGCGAGCGGCCCAAGAGGAACGCCAGGGGCAAGAGAAGAGACAAGATGGGCCATCGGGACTCCTCTAAAACGCCCGATGTTTCTGCCCAAAACGACATCTTTCTGGAAGAGAACGTGGCTCCAGCTTCACCGGAGTTTGTTCAAAGCTCTACTACCCCTGTGCTGCCTGAAATCGACGTTGTTTTCGTAGGTTCTCCTGAGAAGGCTGATGCGGTAGAAGGAAATGAGGGGAAAGTGGAAGACTTGGGCGTGGATGTTGCGGTAGCGCCGCAAGACACGGCGGATGACATGGCGGTGGTTTTGAGGGCGGCGGCCGCGAGCAACCACAGGGGTTTGGCAAGGAAAGTGCTGCCGGACGTGTTGGGCCTCTTTAACTCTCGTTTGTGGAACCTTTGGAGTCCGAATGtctaa
- the LOC137732978 gene encoding uncharacterized protein, translating into MSGVSLAVAPRSEPDTTTTAPGSKPQDKPLHRQPHQQPAVGGVMGSLRVIELQLVAFIMVFSVSGLVPLFDLIFPAFASAYLLALSRLAFPSHGPVSSSSREIFQGSRFFRFYVVAGTTIGLFLPLAYVLGGFARGDEHAVRSATPHLFLLSFQILTENVISGLSLFSPPVRALVPLLYTVRRIFVILDWMKDVWLNKTLPANAQFKDVAWFWFGRSLAVANFIYFSINLFGFLIPRFLPRAFERYFKERDELESKSVEDKRSAAANKLEPVADKKSD; encoded by the exons ATGTCAGGTGTGTCCCTTGCTGTGGCTCCTAGATCAGAGCCCGACACAACCACTACAGCCCCTGGATCCAAACCCCAAGACAAACCGCTCCACCGCCAACCGCACCAGCAGCCTGCTGTTGGCGGTGTAATGGGCTCATTGCGAGTAATAGAGCTCCAACTCGTGGCCTTCATCATGGTTTTCTCAGTCAGCGGCCTTGTCCCGCTTTttgatttgatcttcccggcctTTGCCTCCGCATATCTCTTGGCTCTGTCGCGCTTGGCCTTCCCTTCTCATGGTCCCGTCAGCTCTAGCTCTCGGGAGATTTTCCAAGGCAGCAGATTCTTCAGGTTTTACGTGGTTGCGGGAACCACAATCGGGCTCTTCTTGCCGCTTGCATACGTATTGGGTGGCTTTGCGCGGGGCGATGAGCACGCCGTCCGCTCGGCAACGCCTCACTTGTTCTTGCTCTCGTTTCAGATTCTCACTGAGAATGTGATTAGCGGGTTGTCGCTGTTTTCTCCGCCGGTGAGGGCATTGGTCCCGTTGCTTTACACTGTCAGGAGAATCTTTGTCATCCTTGATTGGATGAAAGATGTTTGGCTTAACAAAACTCTGCCAGCCAATGCACAGTTTAAG GATGTTGCATGGTTTTGGTTTGGGAGGAGCCTGGCTGTAGCCAACTTCATATATTTCTCGATCAACCTATTCGGGTTTTTGATTCCTCGATTCCTTCCGAGGGCGTTTGAGAGATACTTCAAGGAGAGGGATGAACTTGAGTCCAAGAGTGTAGAGGACAAGCGCTCCGCAGCAGCAAATAAGTTGGAACCAGTTGCAGATAAGAAAAGTGATTGA
- the LOC137731490 gene encoding uncharacterized protein, producing the protein MGKLLCDSTAVAETFQSPSPTVPWRDPPKASPLDEDTISAVDLVEQSTDDAAWDSVVGLEEQQRRHLQRLHTKGVLWKLPEDHDSIMPQKSMVFRLSHGGEVSSDGNCLFTASQKAMRMARELDARELRRLTVRRFTEDYGSAASEEKRVIDDAIGHMYAPDLKAGWGIHVIQEVKLLAKKDERVSLDSAVDELLQLGMQRELAAESIYKERCIPVIDGQSWAKYMSISGSPDDEYDIITLQYTEEGLLTIDENREGHAAAFGDDIAIECLATEFKREIYVVQAHGSDAMVDEENCVFFLPHRPRSQICELPFFLFMKGTGWCGAGADHYEPLIAHPLSLISQEKVAVVL; encoded by the exons ATGGGGAAACTATTGTGCGATTCGACCGCCGTTGCGGAGACATTTCAAAGCCCTTCGCCGACGGTGCCGTGGAGGGACCCACCCAAGGCGTCGCCGCTTGACGAGGACACAATCTCGGCTGTAGATCTGGTTGAGCAGTCGACCGACGACGCCGCATGGGACAGCGTGGTGGGCCTGGAGGAGCAGCAGAGACGGCACCTCCAGAGGCTGCATACGAAGGGGGTGCTCTGGAAGCTCCCGGAGGATCACGACTCTATAATGCCTCAGAAGTCGATGGTCTTCAGACTCTCGCACGGCGGCGAGGTGTCGTCCGACGGAAATTGCCTGTTCACGGCGTCGCAGAAGGCGATGAGGATGGCGCGTGAGCTGGACGCGCGGGAGCTGAGGAGGTTGACGGTGCGGAGGTTCACGGAGGACTATGGATCTGCGGCCTCGGAGGAGAAGCGGGTGATAGACGACGCCATTGGACATATGTACGCGCCTGATCTGAAGGCCGGGTGGGGGATACATGTGATTCAGGAGGTCAAGTTGCTGGCCAAGAAAGACGAGCGCGTGAGTCTCGACTCCGCCGTTGACGAGCTTCTTCAGCTCGGCATGCAGAG GGAGCTGGCAGCAGAGTCCATTTACAAGGAGAGATGTATCCCAGTGATTGATGGACAAAGTTGGGCCAAATACATGTCGATCTCTGGTTCACCGGATGATGAATACGACATCATCACATTGCAATACACAGAGGAAGGTTTATTAACCATCGACGAAAACAGAGAAGGTCATGCTGCAGCTTTCGGAGATGACATTGCAATTGAGTGTCTTGCCACAGAGTTTAAGCGAGAGATTTATGTG GTTCAAGCACATGGTTCGGATGCGATGGTTGATGAAGAGAATTGCGTTTTCTTCCTTCCCCACCGACCAAGGAGTCAAATTTGTGaacttcccttctttcttttcatgaAAGGAACag GTTGGTGTGGCGCCGGAGCTGATCACTACGAACCCCTCATTGCCCATCCTTTGTCATTAATTTCCCAGGAGAAGGTCGCGGTGGTACTCTGA